The following coding sequences lie in one Arachis hypogaea cultivar Tifrunner chromosome 4, arahy.Tifrunner.gnm2.J5K5, whole genome shotgun sequence genomic window:
- the LOC112797509 gene encoding disease resistance protein Roq1 isoform X3: MASASSSASIPPPRSCTYDVFLSFRGEDTRKGFTGHLFAALNRKRITTYKDDKNLRKGDVISKELLKAIEESMFAVIVFSPNYAYSSWCLDELQKIMECNKKVGQHIVPVFYGVEPCDVRHQRGTFEEAFKKHEQRHDSEKVKRWRDALRQVAALSGWTSKNEDEAVLVENIAQHIFEILITKLPSSMKNLVGIESRVKQVITLIGLGLNDVRFIGIWGMGGMGKTTIARAVFEIIRSRFEVTCFLADVREHCEKKDITHIQKQLLDQMKINSNSVHNKYDGRTIIQNYLRLKRVLLVLDDVNHGKQLEYLAGEQAWFGPGSRIIITTRDLKVLKEQEVHETYKVEELVESEALNLFCLKAFKQQEPTEGFLDLSEEVVKYSGGLPLALKVLGSYLYGRPIAVWHSAIEKIKKSSHSEIIDTLKISYEGLDDMEKNIFLDIACFFKGDPQYYVRKILEECGYQAKIGLDSLINRSLVTINKYDELGMHDLLEEMGKQIVIQESPNDACNRSRLWCSEDVEFVLAQKEKTKATHGIVLPMDYWYSETKVNWRDLSFSKMCQLKLLILDGVKAPILCDIPCTLKVFRWRHCPLKTLPLTDHQRYELVEINLSHSQIVELWDGKKVLEKLEHLNLSECKQLKQTPDLSGAPNLKTLDLGGCERLETLGDKLEMSSLEILYLSYCSSLRRLPDLSGAPNLKEVHFDGCEELNYIHLSLAHHKRIFFLDLSGCTSLETLGDKLEMSSLRMLDLNSCSSLRRLPEFGECMKQLSILDLRDTGIEELPPTLGNLAGVSELNLSGCDKITGLSSDIGSSREEATLSYDIGQLASLTDLDLSESSFLRVPMHRVVIHWMHRMLMMLYQRRVVALQNQLAKIVKTSCKC, translated from the exons ATGGCATCCGCCTCTTCTTCCGCATCAATCCCACCACCAAGATCATGCACCTATGACGTGTTCTTGAGTTTCAGGGGAGAAGACACTCGCAAAGGTTTCACTGGCCATCTCTTTGCGGCCCTCAACAGGAAGAGAATCACAACCTACAAAGATGACAAAAACCTTCGCAAAGGCGATGTTATTTCAAAAGAACTCCTCAAAGCAATTGAAGAATCGATGTTTGCAGTCATTGTTTTTTCACCGAACTACGCTTACTCCAGTTGGTGCTTGGATGAGCTCCAAAAAATCATGGAGTGCAACAAGAAGGTGGGGCAACACATCGTGCCGGTGTTCTACGGTGTGGAGCCTTGTGATGTGAGGCACCAAAGAGGAACCTTTGAGGAAGCTTTCAAGAAACACGAACAGAGACATGACAGTGAGAAGGTCAAGAGATGGAGAGATGCGCTAAGACAAGTTGCTGCTCTTTCTGGTTGGACCTccaaaaatga GGACGAAGCAGTACTTGTGGAAAATATTGCTCAGCATATATTTGAAATATTGATTACTAAGTTGCCATCTTCAATGAAGAATCTTGTGGGGATTGAATCAAGAGTGAAACAAGTGATTACTCTCATAGGCCTTGGATTGAATGATGTTCGCTTTATAGGCATATGGGGAATGGGCGGCATGGGTAAGACCACTATTGCTAGAGCAGTCTTTGAAATCATTCGAAGCAGATTTGAAGTTACTTGCTTTCTTGCCGACGTAAGAGAACACTGCGAGAAAAAAGATATTACTCACATACAAAAGCAACTTCTcgatcaaatgaaaataaattcaaattctgTTCATAACAAGTATGATGGGAGGACAATAATTCAAAACTATTTACGTCTCAAAAGGGTACTTCTTGTTCTTGATGATGTAAATCATGGAAAACAATTAGAATATTTGGCTGGGGAGCAAGCTTGGTTTGGTCCTGGAAGCAGAATAATAATCACAACTAGAGACTTAAAGGTGCTAAAGGAACAAGAGGTGCATGAAACTTATAAGGTTGAAGAGTTAGTGGAAAGTGAAGCCCTTAACCTCTTTTGTCTGAAAGCCTTTAAACAGCAGGAGCCTACAGAAGGGTTTTTGGATTTGTCTGAAGAAGTGGTCAAGTACAGTGGTGGTCTTCCATTGGCACTTAAAGTATTGGGTTCCTATCTTTATGGTAGACCTATTGCGGTTTGGCATAGTGctatagaaaaaataaagaagtcTTCACATTCTGAAATTATTGATACTTTGAAAATAAGCTATGAGGGTTTAGATGATATGGAAAAGAATATTTTTCTAGATATTGCTTGTTTTTTTAAAGGAGATCCGCAATATTATGTAAGAAAGATATTAGAAGAATGTGGTTATCAGGCTAAAATTGGTCTTGATAGTTTGATTAACAGATCATTGGTAACTATAAATAAATATGATGAATTGGGGATGCATGATCTGCTTGAAGAAATGGGCAAACAAATTGTAATTCAGGAATCTCCGAATGATGCTTGTAACCGTAGCAGATTGTGGTGTTCGGAGGATGTTGAATTTGTACTTGCTCAAAAGGAG AAAACTAAAGCAACTCATGGCATCGTTCTACCTATGGATTATTGGTATAGCGAGACTAAAGTGAATTGGAGAGATTTATCTTTCTCAAAAATGTGCCAGTTAAAGCTTCTCATTTTAGATGGCGTGAAAGCTCCCATTCTCTGCGATATTCCTTGTACATTAAAGGTATTTCGCTGGAGACATTGTCCACTGAAAACTCTGCCCCTTACAGATCATCAACGCTATGAGCTTGTTGAAATTAATCTGTCTCATAGCCAAATTGTAGAGTTATGGGATGGAAAGAAG GTTCTAGAAAAGTTAGAGCACTTGAATCTGTCAGAGTGCAAGCAGCTGAAGCAAACACCAGATCTTTCTGGGGCTCCCAATCTTAAAACACTTGATCTTGGTGGATGTGAGAGACTTGAAACACTTGGAGATAAATTGGAGATGAGTTCACTCGAGATACTATATCTATCTTACTGCAGTAGTTTGAGAAGACTGCCAGATCTTTCTGGGGCTCCCAATCTTAAAGAAGTTCATTTTGATGGATGTGAGGAGCTGAATTATATTCACCTGTCACTCGCACACcacaaaagaattttttttttggatttaagTGGATGCACGAGTCTTGAAACACTTGGAGATAAATTGGAGATGAGTTCACTCAGGATGCTAGATCTAAACTCCTGCAGTAGTTTGAGAAGACTGCCAGAATTTGGAGAATGCATGAAACAGTTATCGATTCTTGATCTGAGAGATACAGGTATAGAAGAGCTACCCCCAACGCTTGGAAATTTGGCTGGCGTGTCTGAGTTGAACTTAAGTGGATGCGACAAGATTACTGGTCTTTCCTCCGATATTGGCTCATCTAGAGAAGAGGCAACCCTTTCCTATGATATTGGCCAGTTGGCATCGTTGACGGATTTGGATTTATCTGAGAGCAGTTTTTTAAGAGTTCCA ATGCACAGGGTTGTGATTCACTGGATGCATCGAATGTTGATGATGTTATATCAAAGGCGTGTTGTGGCTTTGCAGAATCAGCTAGCCAAGATCGTCAAGACTTCTTGCAAATGTTGA
- the LOC112797509 gene encoding disease resistance protein Roq1 isoform X2: MASASSSASIPPPRSCTYDVFLSFRGEDTRKGFTGHLFAALNRKRITTYKDDKNLRKGDVISKELLKAIEESMFAVIVFSPNYAYSSWCLDELQKIMECNKKVGQHIVPVFYGVEPCDVRHQRGTFEEAFKKHEQRHDSEKVKRWRDALRQVAALSGWTSKNEDEAVLVENIAQHIFEILITKLPSSMKNLVGIESRVKQVITLIGLGLNDVRFIGIWGMGGMGKTTIARAVFEIIRSRFEVTCFLADVREHCEKKDITHIQKQLLDQMKINSNSVHNKYDGRTIIQNYLRLKRVLLVLDDVNHGKQLEYLAGEQAWFGPGSRIIITTRDLKVLKEQEVHETYKVEELVESEALNLFCLKAFKQQEPTEGFLDLSEEVVKYSGGLPLALKVLGSYLYGRPIAVWHSAIEKIKKSSHSEIIDTLKISYEGLDDMEKNIFLDIACFFKGDPQYYVRKILEECGYQAKIGLDSLINRSLVTINKYDELGMHDLLEEMGKQIVIQESPNDACNRSRLWCSEDVEFVLAQKEKTKATHGIVLPMDYWYSETKVNWRDLSFSKMCQLKLLILDGVKAPILCDIPCTLKVFRWRHCPLKTLPLTDHQRYELVEINLSHSQIVELWDGKKVLEKLEHLNLSECKQLKQTPDLSGAPNLKTLDLGGCERLETLGDKLEMSSLEILYLSYCSSLRRLPDLSGAPNLKEVHFDGCEELNYIHLSLAHHKRIFFLDLSGCTSLETLGDKLEMSSLRMLDLNSCSSLRRLPEFGECMKQLSILDLRDTGIEELPPTLGNLAGVSELNLSGCDKITGLSSDIGSSREEATLSYDIGQLASLTDLDLSESSFLRVPGCDSLDASNVDDVISKACCGFAESASQDRQDFLQMLITREEIPAWFEHQEEDDGVSVSFPQNCPSIETIALALCFLIEIEEDIDSIKPSVICNGKEFINASLHVASSGDSLFIVCVNGYYFSKRQHNRFQLLFPDDDDLDDDIRVKRCGARWVCKQDIQDFKKRKSQTGKRKATLELNMDMILHSSASTNKMLVVDSPVYEQEIEPAATAEGAISHLASGKSSDPPQLLPLFPLHPSSHSS; encoded by the exons ATGGCATCCGCCTCTTCTTCCGCATCAATCCCACCACCAAGATCATGCACCTATGACGTGTTCTTGAGTTTCAGGGGAGAAGACACTCGCAAAGGTTTCACTGGCCATCTCTTTGCGGCCCTCAACAGGAAGAGAATCACAACCTACAAAGATGACAAAAACCTTCGCAAAGGCGATGTTATTTCAAAAGAACTCCTCAAAGCAATTGAAGAATCGATGTTTGCAGTCATTGTTTTTTCACCGAACTACGCTTACTCCAGTTGGTGCTTGGATGAGCTCCAAAAAATCATGGAGTGCAACAAGAAGGTGGGGCAACACATCGTGCCGGTGTTCTACGGTGTGGAGCCTTGTGATGTGAGGCACCAAAGAGGAACCTTTGAGGAAGCTTTCAAGAAACACGAACAGAGACATGACAGTGAGAAGGTCAAGAGATGGAGAGATGCGCTAAGACAAGTTGCTGCTCTTTCTGGTTGGACCTccaaaaatga GGACGAAGCAGTACTTGTGGAAAATATTGCTCAGCATATATTTGAAATATTGATTACTAAGTTGCCATCTTCAATGAAGAATCTTGTGGGGATTGAATCAAGAGTGAAACAAGTGATTACTCTCATAGGCCTTGGATTGAATGATGTTCGCTTTATAGGCATATGGGGAATGGGCGGCATGGGTAAGACCACTATTGCTAGAGCAGTCTTTGAAATCATTCGAAGCAGATTTGAAGTTACTTGCTTTCTTGCCGACGTAAGAGAACACTGCGAGAAAAAAGATATTACTCACATACAAAAGCAACTTCTcgatcaaatgaaaataaattcaaattctgTTCATAACAAGTATGATGGGAGGACAATAATTCAAAACTATTTACGTCTCAAAAGGGTACTTCTTGTTCTTGATGATGTAAATCATGGAAAACAATTAGAATATTTGGCTGGGGAGCAAGCTTGGTTTGGTCCTGGAAGCAGAATAATAATCACAACTAGAGACTTAAAGGTGCTAAAGGAACAAGAGGTGCATGAAACTTATAAGGTTGAAGAGTTAGTGGAAAGTGAAGCCCTTAACCTCTTTTGTCTGAAAGCCTTTAAACAGCAGGAGCCTACAGAAGGGTTTTTGGATTTGTCTGAAGAAGTGGTCAAGTACAGTGGTGGTCTTCCATTGGCACTTAAAGTATTGGGTTCCTATCTTTATGGTAGACCTATTGCGGTTTGGCATAGTGctatagaaaaaataaagaagtcTTCACATTCTGAAATTATTGATACTTTGAAAATAAGCTATGAGGGTTTAGATGATATGGAAAAGAATATTTTTCTAGATATTGCTTGTTTTTTTAAAGGAGATCCGCAATATTATGTAAGAAAGATATTAGAAGAATGTGGTTATCAGGCTAAAATTGGTCTTGATAGTTTGATTAACAGATCATTGGTAACTATAAATAAATATGATGAATTGGGGATGCATGATCTGCTTGAAGAAATGGGCAAACAAATTGTAATTCAGGAATCTCCGAATGATGCTTGTAACCGTAGCAGATTGTGGTGTTCGGAGGATGTTGAATTTGTACTTGCTCAAAAGGAG AAAACTAAAGCAACTCATGGCATCGTTCTACCTATGGATTATTGGTATAGCGAGACTAAAGTGAATTGGAGAGATTTATCTTTCTCAAAAATGTGCCAGTTAAAGCTTCTCATTTTAGATGGCGTGAAAGCTCCCATTCTCTGCGATATTCCTTGTACATTAAAGGTATTTCGCTGGAGACATTGTCCACTGAAAACTCTGCCCCTTACAGATCATCAACGCTATGAGCTTGTTGAAATTAATCTGTCTCATAGCCAAATTGTAGAGTTATGGGATGGAAAGAAG GTTCTAGAAAAGTTAGAGCACTTGAATCTGTCAGAGTGCAAGCAGCTGAAGCAAACACCAGATCTTTCTGGGGCTCCCAATCTTAAAACACTTGATCTTGGTGGATGTGAGAGACTTGAAACACTTGGAGATAAATTGGAGATGAGTTCACTCGAGATACTATATCTATCTTACTGCAGTAGTTTGAGAAGACTGCCAGATCTTTCTGGGGCTCCCAATCTTAAAGAAGTTCATTTTGATGGATGTGAGGAGCTGAATTATATTCACCTGTCACTCGCACACcacaaaagaattttttttttggatttaagTGGATGCACGAGTCTTGAAACACTTGGAGATAAATTGGAGATGAGTTCACTCAGGATGCTAGATCTAAACTCCTGCAGTAGTTTGAGAAGACTGCCAGAATTTGGAGAATGCATGAAACAGTTATCGATTCTTGATCTGAGAGATACAGGTATAGAAGAGCTACCCCCAACGCTTGGAAATTTGGCTGGCGTGTCTGAGTTGAACTTAAGTGGATGCGACAAGATTACTGGTCTTTCCTCCGATATTGGCTCATCTAGAGAAGAGGCAACCCTTTCCTATGATATTGGCCAGTTGGCATCGTTGACGGATTTGGATTTATCTGAGAGCAGTTTTTTAAGAGTTCCA GGTTGTGATTCACTGGATGCATCGAATGTTGATGATGTTATATCAAAGGCGTGTTGTGGCTTTGCAGAATCAGCTAGCCAAGATCGTCAAGACTTCTTGCAAATGTTGATCACACGGGAGGAAATTCCAGCATGGTTTGAGCATCAGGAAGAAGATGACGGAGTATCAGTGTCATTCCCGCAGAATTGCCCTTCAATTGAAACCATCGCACTTGCTCTCTGTTTcctaattgaaattgaagaagataTTGACTCAATAAAGCCATCGGTGATCTGCAACGGTAAAGAATTCATCAACGCGAGTTTACACGTGGCGTCTAGTGGAGattctttgttcattgtgtgcGTGAACGGTTACTATTTTAGTAAGCGCCAACACAATCGCTTCCAATTGTTATTTCCAGATGATGACGATCTTGATGATGATATCCGAGTAAAGAGATGCGGAGCACGTTGGGTGTGCAAGCAAGACATTCAagatttcaagaaaagaaaatcccaaacaGGGAAAAGAAAAGCAACTCTTGAACTGAACATGGACATGATTTTACATTCTTCAGCTTCTACAAATAAGATGCTCGTGGTTGACTCTCCAGTCTATGAACAAGAGATAGAGCCAGCCGCCACAGCGGAGGGCGCTATTAGCCATTTGGCATCTGGCAAAAGCTCTGACCCACCTCAACTCTTGCCTCTCTTCCCTTTGCATCCCAGTTCTCATAGCTCATGA
- the LOC112797509 gene encoding disease resistance protein Roq1 isoform X1, which yields MASASSSASIPPPRSCTYDVFLSFRGEDTRKGFTGHLFAALNRKRITTYKDDKNLRKGDVISKELLKAIEESMFAVIVFSPNYAYSSWCLDELQKIMECNKKVGQHIVPVFYGVEPCDVRHQRGTFEEAFKKHEQRHDSEKVKRWRDALRQVAALSGWTSKNEDEAVLVENIAQHIFEILITKLPSSMKNLVGIESRVKQVITLIGLGLNDVRFIGIWGMGGMGKTTIARAVFEIIRSRFEVTCFLADVREHCEKKDITHIQKQLLDQMKINSNSVHNKYDGRTIIQNYLRLKRVLLVLDDVNHGKQLEYLAGEQAWFGPGSRIIITTRDLKVLKEQEVHETYKVEELVESEALNLFCLKAFKQQEPTEGFLDLSEEVVKYSGGLPLALKVLGSYLYGRPIAVWHSAIEKIKKSSHSEIIDTLKISYEGLDDMEKNIFLDIACFFKGDPQYYVRKILEECGYQAKIGLDSLINRSLVTINKYDELGMHDLLEEMGKQIVIQESPNDACNRSRLWCSEDVEFVLAQKEKTKATHGIVLPMDYWYSETKVNWRDLSFSKMCQLKLLILDGVKAPILCDIPCTLKVFRWRHCPLKTLPLTDHQRYELVEINLSHSQIVELWDGKKVLEKLEHLNLSECKQLKQTPDLSGAPNLKTLDLGGCERLETLGDKLEMSSLEILYLSYCSSLRRLPDLSGAPNLKEVHFDGCEELNYIHLSLAHHKRIFFLDLSGCTSLETLGDKLEMSSLRMLDLNSCSSLRRLPEFGECMKQLSILDLRDTGIEELPPTLGNLAGVSELNLSGCDKITGLSSDIGSSREEATLSYDIGQLASLTDLDLSESSFLRVPVSIHELPRLTRLALSDCSKLKVLPELPSSLRKLDAQGCDSLDASNVDDVISKACCGFAESASQDRQDFLQMLITREEIPAWFEHQEEDDGVSVSFPQNCPSIETIALALCFLIEIEEDIDSIKPSVICNGKEFINASLHVASSGDSLFIVCVNGYYFSKRQHNRFQLLFPDDDDLDDDIRVKRCGARWVCKQDIQDFKKRKSQTGKRKATLELNMDMILHSSASTNKMLVVDSPVYEQEIEPAATAEGAISHLASGKSSDPPQLLPLFPLHPSSHSS from the exons ATGGCATCCGCCTCTTCTTCCGCATCAATCCCACCACCAAGATCATGCACCTATGACGTGTTCTTGAGTTTCAGGGGAGAAGACACTCGCAAAGGTTTCACTGGCCATCTCTTTGCGGCCCTCAACAGGAAGAGAATCACAACCTACAAAGATGACAAAAACCTTCGCAAAGGCGATGTTATTTCAAAAGAACTCCTCAAAGCAATTGAAGAATCGATGTTTGCAGTCATTGTTTTTTCACCGAACTACGCTTACTCCAGTTGGTGCTTGGATGAGCTCCAAAAAATCATGGAGTGCAACAAGAAGGTGGGGCAACACATCGTGCCGGTGTTCTACGGTGTGGAGCCTTGTGATGTGAGGCACCAAAGAGGAACCTTTGAGGAAGCTTTCAAGAAACACGAACAGAGACATGACAGTGAGAAGGTCAAGAGATGGAGAGATGCGCTAAGACAAGTTGCTGCTCTTTCTGGTTGGACCTccaaaaatga GGACGAAGCAGTACTTGTGGAAAATATTGCTCAGCATATATTTGAAATATTGATTACTAAGTTGCCATCTTCAATGAAGAATCTTGTGGGGATTGAATCAAGAGTGAAACAAGTGATTACTCTCATAGGCCTTGGATTGAATGATGTTCGCTTTATAGGCATATGGGGAATGGGCGGCATGGGTAAGACCACTATTGCTAGAGCAGTCTTTGAAATCATTCGAAGCAGATTTGAAGTTACTTGCTTTCTTGCCGACGTAAGAGAACACTGCGAGAAAAAAGATATTACTCACATACAAAAGCAACTTCTcgatcaaatgaaaataaattcaaattctgTTCATAACAAGTATGATGGGAGGACAATAATTCAAAACTATTTACGTCTCAAAAGGGTACTTCTTGTTCTTGATGATGTAAATCATGGAAAACAATTAGAATATTTGGCTGGGGAGCAAGCTTGGTTTGGTCCTGGAAGCAGAATAATAATCACAACTAGAGACTTAAAGGTGCTAAAGGAACAAGAGGTGCATGAAACTTATAAGGTTGAAGAGTTAGTGGAAAGTGAAGCCCTTAACCTCTTTTGTCTGAAAGCCTTTAAACAGCAGGAGCCTACAGAAGGGTTTTTGGATTTGTCTGAAGAAGTGGTCAAGTACAGTGGTGGTCTTCCATTGGCACTTAAAGTATTGGGTTCCTATCTTTATGGTAGACCTATTGCGGTTTGGCATAGTGctatagaaaaaataaagaagtcTTCACATTCTGAAATTATTGATACTTTGAAAATAAGCTATGAGGGTTTAGATGATATGGAAAAGAATATTTTTCTAGATATTGCTTGTTTTTTTAAAGGAGATCCGCAATATTATGTAAGAAAGATATTAGAAGAATGTGGTTATCAGGCTAAAATTGGTCTTGATAGTTTGATTAACAGATCATTGGTAACTATAAATAAATATGATGAATTGGGGATGCATGATCTGCTTGAAGAAATGGGCAAACAAATTGTAATTCAGGAATCTCCGAATGATGCTTGTAACCGTAGCAGATTGTGGTGTTCGGAGGATGTTGAATTTGTACTTGCTCAAAAGGAG AAAACTAAAGCAACTCATGGCATCGTTCTACCTATGGATTATTGGTATAGCGAGACTAAAGTGAATTGGAGAGATTTATCTTTCTCAAAAATGTGCCAGTTAAAGCTTCTCATTTTAGATGGCGTGAAAGCTCCCATTCTCTGCGATATTCCTTGTACATTAAAGGTATTTCGCTGGAGACATTGTCCACTGAAAACTCTGCCCCTTACAGATCATCAACGCTATGAGCTTGTTGAAATTAATCTGTCTCATAGCCAAATTGTAGAGTTATGGGATGGAAAGAAG GTTCTAGAAAAGTTAGAGCACTTGAATCTGTCAGAGTGCAAGCAGCTGAAGCAAACACCAGATCTTTCTGGGGCTCCCAATCTTAAAACACTTGATCTTGGTGGATGTGAGAGACTTGAAACACTTGGAGATAAATTGGAGATGAGTTCACTCGAGATACTATATCTATCTTACTGCAGTAGTTTGAGAAGACTGCCAGATCTTTCTGGGGCTCCCAATCTTAAAGAAGTTCATTTTGATGGATGTGAGGAGCTGAATTATATTCACCTGTCACTCGCACACcacaaaagaattttttttttggatttaagTGGATGCACGAGTCTTGAAACACTTGGAGATAAATTGGAGATGAGTTCACTCAGGATGCTAGATCTAAACTCCTGCAGTAGTTTGAGAAGACTGCCAGAATTTGGAGAATGCATGAAACAGTTATCGATTCTTGATCTGAGAGATACAGGTATAGAAGAGCTACCCCCAACGCTTGGAAATTTGGCTGGCGTGTCTGAGTTGAACTTAAGTGGATGCGACAAGATTACTGGTCTTTCCTCCGATATTGGCTCATCTAGAGAAGAGGCAACCCTTTCCTATGATATTGGCCAGTTGGCATCGTTGACGGATTTGGATTTATCTGAGAGCAGTTTTTTAAGAGTTCCAGTAAGTATCCATGAACTCCCCAGACTTACACGTCTGGCCTTATCTGATTGCTCTAAATTGAAGGTTTTACCAGAGCTTCCATCAAGTCTAAGAAAATTAGATGCACAGGGTTGTGATTCACTGGATGCATCGAATGTTGATGATGTTATATCAAAGGCGTGTTGTGGCTTTGCAGAATCAGCTAGCCAAGATCGTCAAGACTTCTTGCAAATGTTGATCACACGGGAGGAAATTCCAGCATGGTTTGAGCATCAGGAAGAAGATGACGGAGTATCAGTGTCATTCCCGCAGAATTGCCCTTCAATTGAAACCATCGCACTTGCTCTCTGTTTcctaattgaaattgaagaagataTTGACTCAATAAAGCCATCGGTGATCTGCAACGGTAAAGAATTCATCAACGCGAGTTTACACGTGGCGTCTAGTGGAGattctttgttcattgtgtgcGTGAACGGTTACTATTTTAGTAAGCGCCAACACAATCGCTTCCAATTGTTATTTCCAGATGATGACGATCTTGATGATGATATCCGAGTAAAGAGATGCGGAGCACGTTGGGTGTGCAAGCAAGACATTCAagatttcaagaaaagaaaatcccaaacaGGGAAAAGAAAAGCAACTCTTGAACTGAACATGGACATGATTTTACATTCTTCAGCTTCTACAAATAAGATGCTCGTGGTTGACTCTCCAGTCTATGAACAAGAGATAGAGCCAGCCGCCACAGCGGAGGGCGCTATTAGCCATTTGGCATCTGGCAAAAGCTCTGACCCACCTCAACTCTTGCCTCTCTTCCCTTTGCATCCCAGTTCTCATAGCTCATGA